The following proteins are co-located in the Procambarus clarkii isolate CNS0578487 chromosome 4, FALCON_Pclarkii_2.0, whole genome shotgun sequence genome:
- the LOC138370420 gene encoding golgin subfamily A member 6-like protein 7 → MSKNREECQKKRKECQKNRKECQKNRKECQKTEKNVKKQKRLSKNREECQKTEKNVKKQRRMSKKQKRMSKNRKECQKTEKNVKKHRRMLKNRKECQKTEKNVKKQRRMSKNREECQKTEKNVNKNRKECQKNREECQKNREECQQKQKRMSKKQRRMSKNREECQKNREECQKTEKNVKKQRRMSKKQKRMSKNRKECQKTEKNVKKQKRMSKNREECQKTEKNVKKQRRMSKNRE, encoded by the coding sequence atgTCAAAAAACAGAGAAGAATGTCAAAAAAAGAGAAAAGAATGTCAAAAAAACAGAAAAGAATGTCAAAAAAACAGAAAAGAATGTCAAAAAACAGAGAAGAATGTCAAAAAACAGAAAAGATTGTCAAAAAACAGAGAAGAATGTCAAAAAACAGAAAAGAATGTCAAAAAACAGAGAAGAATGTCAAAAAAACAGAAAAGAATGTCAAAAAACAGAAAAGAATGTCAAAAAACAGAAAAGAATGTCAAAAAACACAGAAGAATGTTAAAAAACAGAAAAGAATGTCAAAAAACAGAGAAGAATGTCAAAAAACAGAGAAGAATGTCAAAAAACAGAGAAGAATGTCAAAAAACAGAGAAGAATGTCAACAAAAACAGAAAAGAATGtcaaaaaaacagagaagaatgtcaaaaaaacagagaagaatgtcaacaaaaacagaaaagaatgtcaaaaaaacagagaagaatgtcaaaaaacagagaagaatgtcaaaaaaacagagaagaatgTCAAAAAACAGAGAAGAATGTCAAAAAACAGAGAAGAATGTCAAAAAAACAGAAAAGAATGTCAAAAAACAGAAAAGAATGTCAAAAAACAGAGAAGAATGTCAAAAAACAGAAAAGAATGTCAAAAAACAGAGAAGAATGTCAAAAAACAGAAAAGAATGTCAAAAAACAGAGAAGAATGTCAAAAAACAGAGAATAA